Within the Nicotiana tabacum cultivar K326 chromosome 11, ASM71507v2, whole genome shotgun sequence genome, the region TTCCAAGTTTTTCTAAAGAAATAAATAATACTATATTAAAATCCTATTTGAGTTTGCATAAATGAGCTGAATGCTTGATAGCGCAAAGGGTGTAACACTATCATCAAATCTAGAGAAAACAACTTGACACAAAACCCACATTTAAAACATAATCAGATGTACCTAATCATTAATTGATAGTAGATTTGCTTCAACTCTAATAGTGATGGAATATCTGCAGCAGGCTCCTCAACCACATTTTCACCCTCCTTTGGTTTCTTCTTTTCCTTAGAGGGATCAGCTTCAAACACTTTGGGATTGATCTTTCTTGAGAGTATTTGAGCACGAACATAATCTTGACGATCTAAGCATAGACGAACCTGCAGTATTCCAGCATCACGCAGTTAGTCCAAAGGCATGCTCTCATTTAAGTTTGagtagaaagaaaagaaagagtatcTATCACATACTTGTTCAAGAATGAAGGCTATCTTCTCAGTTTTTGCCATCGCCCCAAAAGTTTCAACCTGTTAGTTACGCCATGGGCATATTGTAAGTGAAAACCATCAAGAAAGATTTTTCCAGAAAGAAAAGGAACCCCACTGTTGCAGCTTCACATCGATTGAGTAAAGCAAAAAAGACCTAGAAAACACCAAAGCGAAAGTCACCAAATACTTACCGCAACTTCTTGCATCAAATCAGCCGCCTCGgctatttttccttgttcttcgTTAATCTTGGCGAGTTTCTTAATCAAGCGAGCTCTCTCAATTTCGACATATATCTACATGCCAGATCACGGTTGCTCAGTAGGGGAGAAACAGATTGCAGCAATGTTTTTATGAAAATGAAAACACGCTAACCTTTCCCGCAGACACATTGTTAAGCGTCTTGATGAGGTCTATCTTAGTGTCAAGATCTGGTGTCTGGTCAATATACTGCATTGCTTGTTGGACCATGGCCTGTACAGCCTGCACAAGTACAAGAAAAACATCAAACATGTTACTAAAGTATAAAGAGGACAAATGAACGCATAAAATCATCCATCAAAACTAGACGAAGTACTGCATTGCCCCATGTGTATATTTTTCACGGGAATGGCTcactacatatacatatacagGGCAAAAAGGAAGAGCGTATCCAAAAAGCCACATCAATTATGGGATGAACAGGACTCAGGCGCTTACAAGAAATTCGAGTATGCTGGCCTGATTTTCCTAAAACACAAGCACATCGACGGCCAATTTCCCAAGCATTCCGGATGTAGCCACAATATGCATGTTCCCAGTCACGTTAAAAAAGGACAGTCtagtgcactaagctcctgctatgtGCGGGGTCCGGGTAAGGGCTAGACCACATTGGGTCTTATGTACATAGTCataccttgcatttctgcaagaggttattTCGACACTTGAACTCGTGACtgcctggtcacatggcaacaactctTACCATTGTGTCAAGTCTCCCTCTAATTAAACACCAAGTGCCTAGGCCTCCCGTGCTATGCAATTCAATCGTTCATATACTTCCTTGCATCCTAGCCCACTGCATCTATAGGTACTTTGTGTTTCTTGTTCCAGTAAGTTGTATACAGAAGTAGTACCCAGGTAGAAATTGTTGTTCCTTAGGCAAACACATCCAAGACCATCCATGATCATTTAATACCGCAACTCCTCCCCTCTCCAAGACATTTTTTTGTGGGCCAAGAGTGCTCAAAAGTTACACAAAGAGAGCTATTGATCCAAAATTTGGTTGCCAATATAGGATTCTATATTTGTGTCTTGGTCGTAGTTGACAGTTTTCCTCGTATCCTCACCCCCTTACATCTACTTCTCTGTTAATTTGTTTGGTGCTTAATCCCAAGCTCTTCCTTTGGACCTCTCCGCTTAATGTCACTAATCAAGAACTTTGGCATCCTCTCCAAATACCTTTCCAAGAAAGCTCAAAGTGTCTTTATCTATCCCGCGTTTCATTTAAATTCTAATAATTCAATTTTGGTCATTTATCTTCCCCAACCATAAATTTGAATACTACTTCTAGAAGTCCAGCAACCAAATATCACCCTGAAATAATCATTCTAAAAAGAAACTTCATCaagaaaattttttaaaaaaacaagaatCACGAAAGAAGCCATCTCTAAGGTAGTTCATCAGTGAAACAggaaaaatgctggtgcaacatgGCAATTGCAAATGATGTAGATGTCTTTATAGGTTTTGTCAGCTCATTACATGTTTTATAATGAACCATCTTGGAAGTATTTTCCTTACCAGCACTTTTTTATTGCTAGAACACATCAATATAAAATTTATTCTTTACTTATCAAACAAGGGGCAAAATCCATCCAAAAACCTTATCTAGTAGTACTAGTTATGATTGTGAGCAGCATTAAAGTGGATGGAAGGAAGCCAGTTTTCCGGTATccctttgaaaaaaaaaaaaaaagagtacagCCTTTCACCTTTTCTAAGCAGATCTCCAGCCTACCAAATTTCACTATGTTCAAGGAAGAATTCATAGGCACTTACATACAAATGACCTTTTAAATCAAGCGAACTAAAATATGAAGGACTACTCTATCCTTTTGCTTCTTTGATGTCCAAATAAGGGCAAGAATCTCACTTCCATTCCCTTTCTACCAAGCAAAGCATAGAGATAATCCTATCCATAGAGAAGAACATTAGCCCAATGACCTCACCTCTTCTCCTTCCCTTCACCTCCTCCTTCGTTAAACAAAGGTTACATGCTTCGTTGCTAAAACACATAAAGTTTTGACTTACACACTATGGAATCAGCATGTCCTCCATGCTCTTTTCATTAAATTTACAGCAGGATCAACAAAGAACCTAGTCAGCATATTATATCTCCGCTATGTAATACATATTGCAAAAACAAGTATACTCATGCACAAGGACAACATGCACAAATCAAGAATGGTCTAAATTTgattatcaaaaaaaaattaactcaAACCACTTTAGTAGTATGGTCAGAAAAACAAGTGTGAGAGAAGCAAAAAAGGAAAAGTTGGAAAGTAAATCCAATTTTGGCAAGTCTAAATACTAGTTTAAACTGTTTTTATTAACTCTTGCAAACAAGGATTACTAATACATTTTCCTCTAAGTTCTAACCATTCCTAGCATCAGCATCACAGTTGGGTTCATCAAATCAATCTTGCTTATTTACTTAGTAAAGCTCTCCATCAGTCCCAATTTAATTGATGCACTTTCCCTTTTAGACTGCCCAAAAAGCACGATACCTCCTTATATTAGAAACAATTTCACTTTAAACTTCTCATTCTACCCTTAATAAGATTAATTTATAGCCACAAAAATGTTATGACTTGTTCTAGAGCACAAGTTTCAAATATCTTTCATTCTGTCTTGAAATACGTGCCCAGTCAAATAGAGCCAAATAAATAGGGACTAAGGAAGCATATAAGTCAAAAGATCAAATCAAACTTCATTTGCACGAAAAAGTCAAGATCTTTAGCTACAATCAACAGATTATACGCACACAAACTACCAATTTCTGAAACTTTCTACCTTTTTACTCCACAAGTTCAcataatttagcaaataaaacCTTGAATTTCAAATCCAAACTCATAGACAAACAAAAAAACAATTTTGTTTAAACGAACTAATAGAAtaaactgataaataaataaataaatataatgacATAGATGAGCATGCCTGTTTCAATTGACCACGGCGTTTAGACAAGAGAACAATCTGTTCATTTAAAGTATTCCAAGCGCGAGCTTCGAAGCAAAGCTGAAGAATATCTGTAGCCGCTTTTCTAGTTCCGGCGACATCTCCAGCTTGCCTCATCTGCTTCTCTACATTTAATAAATTCTCTATTTGCGCCTCCAATTTCCCATCACCTTCCTgtaaacacacacaaaaaaatcaaataaataaacaGGGGAACAGATCGAAAATTAAGCACTAAATATAGAAATCTAAAGGATAATCGAACATTCACCAtattgaatttttgagttttttggAGTTCGATGGAGATCGATTCTGAAACCCTAGAAGGAAGAGAAGAGCGagagcgagagagagagagagagagagagagagagagagagagaatttgaAGACTTCTAACTTTTAATTCCGAGTCTTTTCACTTGTtttctgtttttatttatttttcttttatattccaGTTTTCTTGTAGGAATAGTTATCTCTGCCAAAAAAAGGCGTTAATATATCTTTAAAGGAAAAGGAACAGAGAGATTTCATTGTAGTCCTCATGATTCGCGAAAATACACTTTCATCCTATTCCATTATTTTGCTCcttaatccaagaaaattcactttttttcgaaatcagaataaaaattttaaatttcacttgaagttaaattttaaaaaaaatcaaaaagtgaaaaagctccaaaaaactatttttaaaaattttcactCAAACCACTCACAAATTTTCAAAAACAACTCCAAATtgtatttatgtccaaacacaactctaattttcaaatactattttcacttgaattttttttttccaaaatttcacaaTTCTTTATATACAAACGCCCACTAAAACAAGCTCTTtgtggaattaattattcaataTGGAATAGAATAATACTCAATTGTAAATTAATTGATTCTAAAATTTGTTAATTTCCGATGTAAAATTCAACCAAATGTGAAATAAAATAATCCCCCAtataatttcaaaattattattatccgTTATCCTACATATTAGACGACCCATTGTGCTTCTAGAAAGTTTGCATATTTCTAGGGGTGTAGAAATAAAACTGATAAACAACATCAAACCGACAATCCAAGTTAAATCGGAAAAATCCGATTGTGGTTTTGGTTTGAAAGTTTAGTATTGGGAAAAAACCCCGAACATAGTTGGTTtcgtttggttttaactaaaaaagtcaaaccgaaaccaaatcaACCTGATAATatagttatataatttttaaaaatattttatacatataaacaTTTTTAGATGTGCAGGGACGGGCTAAGACGAAATCCCAGTAAAATTCTGGAAGAGTGCAGGGCGAGCAGGCTTTGAAGTGTTCAccaggttgtttaatgttattttcaggacgaagaagatgcctgaagaatggaggtggagtacgatggttctgtcgtacaagaacaagggtgatattcaaaattgcaataactatagGGTATAAAGTTGTTGAGTCACACTATGAatgtttgggagagggtggtggaggccAGGGTGAGGAGGTGCgtgtctattttcgagaaccagTTCGGATTCATGCCGGGGCATTTGACTACATAAGCAATTCATCTAGTGAGGAGATTAGTGGAGCAGTATAGAGAAAGGAAAAAGGACTTGCACATGGTATTTATTGACCTTGTTTCGCGCATGATAAAGTCCCGAGGGAGGTTCTGTGAAGGTGTTTGGAGGTTAGTGGCGTTCCGATAGCGTATACTGgggtgattaaggatatgtatgatggtgCTAAGACTCAGGTGAGGATTGTGGGAGGTGACTCGGAGCATTTTTCTATTGTGATGGGGTTGTATCAGGGATCGGCTCTTAGCCCGATTTTATTTGCCTTGGCGATGGATGTGTTGTCGCGACACATCCAAGGAGAGGTGCCTTGGTACATGCTATTTGCCGATAATATAGTGTTGATTGACGAGACAGACCttagagtctaaaggtttcaagtttaGCAGAACCAAAATAGTATTCTTGGAGTGCAAATTCAGTGACAGGACCCATAAAACAGACATAGATGTAAAGTTTG harbors:
- the LOC107832668 gene encoding 26S proteasome non-ATPase regulatory subunit 12 homolog A → MEGDGKLEAQIENLLNVEKQMRQAGDVAGTRKAATDILQLCFEARAWNTLNEQIVLLSKRRGQLKQAVQAMVQQAMQYIDQTPDLDTKIDLIKTLNNVSAGKIYVEIERARLIKKLAKINEEQGKIAEAADLMQEVAVETFGAMAKTEKIAFILEQVRLCLDRQDYVRAQILSRKINPKVFEADPSKEKKKPKEGENVVEEPAADIPSLLELKQIYYQLMIRYNSHSNDYLEICRCYKAIYEIPSVKEDPAQWIPVLRKICWYLVLSPHDPMQSSLHNSTLEDKNLSEIPHFRLLLKQLITMEVIQWTALWNTFKDEFENEKNMPGGTLGDKAAEDLRLRVIEHNILVVSKYYSRITLKRLADLLCLSIQEAEKHLSEMVVSKALVAKIDRPMGVVCFQPAKDSNDILNSWAFNLEKLLDLVEKSCHQIHKETMVHKAALKA